In one Aggregicoccus sp. 17bor-14 genomic region, the following are encoded:
- a CDS encoding cyclic nucleotide-binding domain-containing protein, protein MEKLSVISASPLFEMLSNQELSAVADLSVPRHYAAGEAVFEEGELGDSLFVIVSGELEVFRREPSGRARVLATLQAPEFFGEMSLIDKEYRSASVRAHTDAQLLQLSAEQLTQFRQTYRDGFTFIVINIARVLSARLRDANTRLQRP, encoded by the coding sequence GTGGAGAAGCTCTCGGTCATCTCCGCTTCGCCGCTGTTCGAGATGCTCAGCAACCAGGAGCTCTCGGCGGTGGCGGACCTCTCGGTGCCGCGGCACTACGCGGCGGGCGAGGCGGTGTTCGAGGAGGGGGAGCTGGGCGACAGCCTCTTCGTGATCGTCTCCGGTGAGCTGGAGGTGTTCCGGCGCGAGCCCTCGGGCCGCGCGCGGGTGCTCGCCACGCTGCAGGCGCCCGAGTTCTTCGGGGAGATGAGCCTCATCGACAAGGAGTACCGCTCGGCGAGCGTGCGCGCGCACACGGATGCGCAGCTGCTGCAGCTGTCCGCCGAGCAGCTCACCCAGTTCCGGCAGACGTACCGGGACGGCTTCACCTTCATCGTGATCAACATCGCGCGCGTGCTCAGTGCCCGCCTGCGCGATGCGAACACCCGGCTGCAGCGGCCCTGA
- a CDS encoding collagen binding domain-containing protein, protein MLHCLLFALLAACAAGAGSAQAQVPQAELRVRAGAALRSGGQQDAGPGLSYAGHTFDDLGLDAAAFVHPRLALRLSLQREAFSLVEGADAVTSGSLVRASLGPALRLGLGPLRAELGAGYELAQLPLFGDSRTPQLARAVRHAALLGARLQLPLPHGLQAELRGALPVTLAAHEAGGGAASASGFSAGAALLVPVAQRGRWSGALVLDAQHVRDAVASGDGSAHSTQRLTRLGLALQVALSEKVAPRSGALRLSVSDARTGLPLRYVPVALTSVGHEQGLRSSDGRGLLTAEGLAPGELWARLEVPGYLPAEARVQVVAGALTRLELLAQPTPYSPPPTGTLRVRVTDATSGEPLAGARVQLGEDALESDGDGTVSAPWLTPGPVAVRVSHSQYRDGEEAVVVVAGSETQLPVALTPLRKRTPALLSGQVRSAGLGRPLLAVLEIPRLGLRTITNAGGVFSVHLPPGTWRVVISAGEHLAQTKLVSVQDGEQAIFNVDLFPAHR, encoded by the coding sequence TTGCTCCACTGCCTGCTCTTCGCCCTGCTCGCCGCGTGTGCGGCGGGGGCGGGATCTGCGCAGGCGCAGGTGCCCCAGGCCGAGCTGCGGGTGCGCGCGGGCGCGGCGCTGCGCAGCGGCGGCCAGCAGGACGCGGGGCCGGGCCTGAGCTACGCGGGCCACACCTTCGACGACCTCGGGCTGGACGCCGCGGCCTTCGTCCACCCCCGGCTCGCCCTGCGCCTCTCGCTGCAGCGCGAGGCCTTCTCGCTCGTCGAGGGCGCCGACGCGGTCACCTCCGGCAGCCTCGTGCGCGCCTCGCTCGGCCCTGCGCTGCGGCTGGGGCTGGGGCCGCTGCGCGCGGAGCTCGGCGCGGGCTACGAGCTCGCCCAGCTGCCCCTCTTCGGCGACTCGCGCACCCCCCAGCTCGCGCGCGCCGTGCGCCACGCCGCGCTGCTGGGCGCACGGCTGCAGCTGCCCCTGCCGCACGGGCTCCAGGCGGAGCTGCGCGGCGCGCTGCCGGTGACGCTCGCGGCGCACGAGGCGGGTGGAGGGGCGGCGAGCGCGAGCGGCTTCAGCGCGGGCGCGGCGCTGCTCGTGCCGGTGGCGCAGCGCGGGCGCTGGTCGGGCGCGCTGGTGCTGGACGCGCAGCACGTGCGCGACGCCGTCGCCTCCGGGGACGGCAGCGCGCACTCCACCCAGCGCCTCACGCGCCTGGGGCTCGCGCTGCAGGTGGCGCTCTCGGAGAAGGTGGCGCCGCGCTCCGGCGCCCTGCGCCTCTCGGTGAGCGACGCGCGCACGGGGCTGCCCCTGCGCTACGTGCCGGTGGCGCTCACCTCGGTGGGGCACGAGCAGGGCCTGCGCAGCTCGGACGGACGGGGCCTGCTCACGGCGGAGGGGCTCGCGCCGGGCGAGCTGTGGGCGCGGCTCGAGGTCCCCGGCTACCTGCCGGCGGAGGCGCGGGTGCAGGTGGTGGCCGGTGCGCTCACGCGCCTCGAGCTGCTCGCCCAGCCCACCCCCTACTCGCCTCCGCCCACCGGCACCCTGCGCGTGCGCGTCACCGACGCCACCAGCGGCGAGCCGCTTGCCGGAGCGCGCGTGCAGCTGGGCGAGGACGCCCTCGAGTCGGACGGCGACGGCACGGTGAGCGCGCCCTGGCTCACGCCCGGCCCCGTCGCGGTGCGCGTCTCGCACTCGCAGTACCGCGACGGCGAGGAGGCGGTGGTGGTGGTGGCCGGCAGCGAGACGCAGCTGCCGGTGGCGCTCACTCCGCTGCGCAAGCGCACCCCCGCGCTGCTCAGCGGCCAGGTGCGCAGCGCGGGCCTCGGCCGGCCGCTGCTCGCGGTGCTGGAGATCCCGCGCCTGGGCCTGCGGACAATTACCAACGCGGGCGGGGTGTTCTCGGTGCACCTGCCGCCCGGCACCTGGCGCGTCGTCATCTCGGCGGGCGAGCACCTCGCGCAGACGAAGCTCGTCTCCGTGCAGGACGGCGAGCAGGCCATCTTCAACGTGGATCTCTTCCCCGCCCACCGCTGA
- the mglB gene encoding gliding-motility regulator GTPase-activating protein MglB, whose translation MGTQLVMYEEEFTKINAVCDRLTKDANAKVVFLVDKNGQLISSAGQTQNIDTTSLASLTAGNVAAMGGLAKLIGENEFPNQFHEGAKDSLYMTIVGSRVVLVVIFDNRTSLGLVRLRIKKASDELGKIFESLVKKTDAPGAGSPFAEISDDDIDNLFSE comes from the coding sequence ATGGGCACGCAACTGGTGATGTACGAAGAGGAGTTCACCAAGATCAACGCGGTTTGCGACCGGCTGACCAAGGACGCGAACGCGAAGGTGGTGTTCCTCGTCGACAAGAACGGGCAGCTCATCTCGTCCGCCGGGCAGACGCAGAACATCGACACCACGAGCCTCGCGTCGCTGACGGCGGGCAACGTGGCGGCGATGGGCGGCCTGGCGAAGCTGATCGGGGAGAACGAGTTCCCGAACCAGTTCCACGAGGGAGCGAAGGACTCGCTCTACATGACCATCGTGGGCAGCCGCGTGGTGCTGGTGGTCATCTTCGACAACCGCACGAGCCTGGGCCTGGTGCGCCTGCGCATCAAGAAGGCCAGCGACGAGCTCGGGAAGATCTTCGAGAGCCTGGTGAAGAAGACGGACGCCCCCGGTGCCGGTTCGCCGTTCGCCGAGATCTCCGACGACGACATCGATAACCTGTTCAGCGAGTAA
- the mglA gene encoding gliding-motility regulator Ras-like GTPase MglA → MSFINYSSREINCKIVYYGPGLCGKTTNLQYIYNKTNPETKGKLISLSTETDRTLFFDFLPLSLGEIRGFKTRFHLYTVPGQVFYDASRKLILKGVDGVVFVADSQVERMEANMESIENLRINLAEQGYDLNKVPYVLQYNKRDLPNAVTMDEMRKVLNPKNIPEYQAVAPTGVGVFDTLKAVAKLVLTELKKGGG, encoded by the coding sequence ATGTCCTTCATCAACTACTCGTCCCGCGAGATCAACTGCAAGATCGTCTATTACGGGCCCGGTCTGTGCGGGAAGACGACGAACCTGCAGTACATCTACAACAAGACCAACCCCGAGACGAAGGGCAAGCTCATCTCGCTCTCCACGGAGACGGATCGCACGCTGTTCTTCGACTTCCTCCCGCTCTCGCTCGGTGAGATCCGCGGCTTCAAGACGCGCTTCCACCTGTACACGGTGCCCGGGCAGGTGTTCTACGACGCCAGCCGCAAGCTCATTCTCAAGGGAGTGGACGGGGTCGTCTTCGTCGCCGACAGCCAGGTCGAGCGCATGGAGGCGAACATGGAGAGCATCGAGAACCTGCGCATCAACCTGGCGGAGCAGGGCTACGACCTGAACAAGGTCCCCTACGTGCTGCAGTACAACAAGCGCGACCTGCCCAACGCGGTGACGATGGACGAGATGCGCAAGGTGCTCAACCCGAAGAACATCCCGGAGTACCAGGCGGTGGCGCCCACGGGCGTGGGCGTGTTCGACACGCTCAAGGCGGTGGCGAAGCTGGTGCTGACGGAGCTCAAGAAGGGCGGCGGGTAG